A region from the Vicia villosa cultivar HV-30 ecotype Madison, WI linkage group LG3, Vvil1.0, whole genome shotgun sequence genome encodes:
- the LOC131656367 gene encoding uncharacterized protein LOC131656367 has translation MCPLRVILIFLSATLAGFFVLRNLRSQPKIDDEDEDAVLPSNPKILDSSNAASNGNSKVWNALESGFWTFVDMASGRYLWRHVVSSSSSSKRSS, from the exons ATGTGCCCTCTTAGGGTTATTCTGATTTTCTTGTCCGCAACTCTCGCCGGATTCTTCGTTCTCAGAAATCTAAGATCTCAACCCAAGATCgacgatgaagatgaagatgctgTTCTTCCTTCAAACCCTAAAATCTTAGATTCTTCAAATGCTGCATCGAATGGAAATTCTAAG gTTTGGAATGCGTTAGAATCTGGGTTTTGGACCTTTGTTGATATGGCTAGTGGGCGTTATCTTTGGAGGCATGTggtttcttcgtcttcttcttcaaaGCGCTCTAGCTGA
- the LOC131656368 gene encoding uncharacterized protein LOC131656368, producing the protein MKRKGAARSKADAKSSVAHQEEDVQIELQHNNNNENEADEGGGGGFFACYLLASLNPRFKGHTYIGFTVNPRRRIRQHNGEIGSGAWRTKSKRPWEMVLCIYGFPTNVAALQFEWAWQHPIESLAVRKAAVGFKSLSGIANKIKLAYTMLTLPSWESMDMTVNFFSTKYMKHCASCPNLPQHMTVEIGSMDELPCYTERVDGLLENEDDSNNELEFDDNNACTSGSVLDACDDSITPDSPKNPSHGENIGEPFGLNKESEATEPPGHSFTPFAWNKESEVTEPTSHSFTPFEWNKVSEPTELPSHSFTPFEWNKESEPTELPGHSFSSREHIEPFDSISSPKEKASSATLSKRGVIQESDFISSMKKTDAESSKTVSEQTGAFFVPHQADIIDLSTPSPSCRNDIDRKKRRVSSAVSSEFIDLTMSPNFIQL; encoded by the exons ATGAAGAGAAAAGGGGCAGCAAGATCTAAAGCCGACGCTAAATCCTCTGTCGCACACCAAGAAGAAGATGTTCAAATTGAACTTCAGCACAACAACAATAACGAAAACGAAGCTGAtgaaggaggaggaggaggattctTCGCTTGCTATCTCTTGGCCTCTCTCAACCCCCGTTTCAAAGGCCACACTTACATAGG ATTTACGGTGAACCCGCGGCGCCGGATCAGACAGCACAACGGTGAAATTGGGAGTGGAGCTTGGAGAACCAAGAGCAAGCGTCCTTGGGAGATGGTTTTGTGTATATATGGCTTTCCAACAAATGTGGCTGCTCTTCAG TTTGAATGGGCTTGGCAACACCCTATTGAATCATTGGCTGTAAGAAAAGCAGCTGTTGGTTTTAAATCCCTCTCAGGAATCGCCAATAAGATCAAACTTGCATACACAATGCTTACCCTTCCTTCCTGGGAGAG CATGGATATGACGGTGAACTTCTTCTCGACCAAATATATGAAGCACTGCGCCAGTTGCCCAAACTTGCCGCAGCATATGACAGTTGAGATTGGCTCGATGGATGAACTTCCATGTTATACTGAAAGAGTTGACGGTTTGTTAGAGAATGAAGACGATAGTAAcaatgaattggaatttgatgataacaatgctTGCACAAGTGGCTCTGTTCTAGATGCATGTGATGATTCTATAACTCCTGATTCGCCAAAAAATCCAAGTCATGGGGAAAACATTGGTGAACCATTTGGGTTGAACAAAGAATCTGAAGCGACAGAACCACCAGGTCATTCGTTTACTCCATTTGCGTGGAACAAAGAATCTGAAGTGACAGAACCAACAAGTCATTCGTTTACTCCATTTGAGTGGAACAAAGTATCTGAACCGACAGAACTCCCAAGTCATTCGTTCACTCCATTTGAGTGGAACAAAGAATCTGAACCAACAGAACTCCCAGGTCATTCATTCTCTTCACGAGAGCATATTGAACCGTTTGATTCAATCTCATCGCCGAAGGAAAAAGCATCATCGGCAACTTTGTCAAAAAGAGGAGTGATTCAGGAATCGGATTTCATAAGTTCAATGAAAAAGACTGATGCCGAGTCAAGTAAAACAGTTTCTGAGCAAACAGGTGCATTCTTTGTGCCCCATCAAGCTGATATAATTGATTTGTCTACGCCTTCTCCTAGCTGTAGAAACGATatagataggaagaagagaagagTTTCGTCTGCAGTTAGTTCGGAGTTTATTGACTTAACAATGTCCCCTAACTTCATCCAACTGTAA
- the LOC131656366 gene encoding uncharacterized protein LOC131656366, translating into MSTEEILRQRLRRKPRVGVRISRNSLRTSEDGNGFNKGEGFDGENGYKGNLKKRVNFRGMQSGEERSSGKIDDRENGYKGKLRKNVNFRGMESGEERGGGKFHDRGNLRTRKGKGEGRFNNEEGFDRENGYKGRMKKNVNSRGTEFGEERRGEKFYERRKLRTSRDLSRTRNDEHGFNNDEGFDRENGYKGKFKKNANFREMESGEERSGEKFYEKRKLNTLDSFGRKKRVYAKEGVDESGEIWSGVEVSKKKILFKKREKKVRDETAEEKIVEEKIDDERTIWDFSKLKKAKSKDKLSNKSLKDKKEIDGIDDSGSKLKKKNGEKKTEFSYGKIEETVSPSSSDMKEPGLDDDAKKPEDRRYKKKKRVIRIDPYDISNKRLDDAIGVDGNKEEKKKDSEKEPEMSLNAQFRAIRPSPSILTFVEKNLLGRRRMVDIKRAGYNIELPSPLDNIPFSKSSERENIEENVFRNRLEFFAAAKVSSSFPPPNLPEIAFAGKSNVGKSSLLNALTRQWGVVRTSDKPGHTQTINFFSLGTKLSLVDLPGYGFAYAKDEVKEAWEDLVKEYVSTRVGLKQVCLLIDTKWGMKPRDHELIELMERSKTKYQIVLTKTDTVFPIDVARRAMQIEESLLPNKSVIQPLMMASSKSGAGIRSLRTVLANVARFVKI; encoded by the exons ATGTCTACTGAGGAAATTTTAAGGCAGAGACTTAGAAGAAAGCCTAGAGTTGGTGTAAGAATTTCTAGGAATTCATTGAGAACTAGTGAGGATGGAAATGGTTTTAACAAGGGTGAGGGTTTTGATGGAGAAAATGGGTATAAGGGGAATTTGAAGAAAAGGGTGAACTTTAGAGGAATGCAATCAGGTGAAGAAAGGAGTAGTGGGAAAATTGATGATAGAGAAAATGGGTATAAGGGGAAGTTGAGGAAAAATGTGAACTTTAGGGGAATGGAATCAGGTGAAGAAAGGGGTGGAGGGAAGTTTCATGATAGAGGGAATTTGAGAACTCGAAAGGGAAAGGGTGAAGGTCGTTTTAACAATGAAGAAGGTTTTGATAGGGAAAATGGGTATAAGGGGAGGATGAAGAAAAATGTGAACTCTAGAGGAACGGAATTTGGTGAAGAAAGGAGGGGTGAGAAGTTTTATGAGAGAAGAAAGTTGAGAACTTCTAGGGATTTGTCGAGAACTAGAAATGATGAACATGGTTTTAACAATGATGAGGGTTTTGATAGGGAAAATGGGTATAAAGGGAAGTTTAAGAAAAATGCAAACTTTAGAGAAATGGAATCAGGTGAAGAAAGGAGTGGTGAGAAGTTTTATGAGAAACGGAAGTTGAATACTTTGGATTCTTTTGGGAGGAAGAAGAGAGTATATGCTAAGGAAGGAGTGGATGAAAGCGGCGAGATATGGAGTGGCGTAGAAgtatccaagaagaaaattttGTTTAAGAAAAGGGAGAAGAAGGTGAGAGATGAAACCGCGGAAGAGAAAATTGTGGAAGAGAAAATCGATGATGAGCGTACAATATGGGATTTCAGTAAATTGAAAAAGGCGAAATCCAAAGACAAGCTTTCTAATAAAAGTTTGAAGGACAAGAAAGAAATTGATGGGATCGATGATAGTGGAAgtaagttgaagaagaagaatggaGAAAAGAAAACTGAGTTTAGCTATGGGAAAATCGAAGAAACTGTATCTCCTTCAAGTTCTGACATGAAGGAACCAGGGTTGGATGATGATGCCAAGAAACCAGAAGATCGCCgatacaagaaaaagaaaagggtgaTAAGGATTGATCCATATGATATTTCAAACAAGAGACTAGATGATGCCATTGGTGTTGATG GAaataaagaagagaagaaaaaagatTCTGAGAAAGAGCCCGAAATGTCACTGAACGCCCAATTCCGTGCAATACGGCCGAGCCCTTCAATACTTACCTTTGTGGAAAAAAAT CTGTTGGGCAGGAGGCGCATGGTTGATATAAAAAGGGCAGGCTACAACATAGAACTTCCTTCACCATTAGATAATATTCCCTTCTCTAAAAGTTCTGAAAGAGAGAATATTGAAGAAAAT GTTTTCAGGAACAGATTGGAATTTTTCGCTGCTGCAAAGGTTTCATCATCATTTCCACCTCCTAATCTTCCAGAGATTGCATTTGCAG GAAAATCAAATGTCGGTAAATCGTCTCTTCTTAATGCACTCACTAGGCAATGGGGGGTTGTACGGACCTCGGACAAGCCTGGCCATACACAG ACAATTAACTTCTTCAGCTTGGGAACAAAGCTTAGCTTAGTTGATTTGCCGGGATATGGATTTGCGTATGCAAAAGACGAAGTGAAAGAAGCTTGGGAGGACCTT GTAAAGGAGTATGTCTCAACACGAGTTGGTCTGAAACAAGTATGCCTTCTGATTGATACAAAATGGGGCATGAAACCAAGAGATCATGAACTGATTGAACTAATGGAAAG ATCAAAAACTAAATACCAGATAGTATTAACTAAGACAGACACAGTTTTCCCAATCGATGTTGCTCGACGCGCCATGCAAATCGAAGAG AGTCTCTTGCCGAACAAGTCTGTAATTCAACCTCTG ATGATGGCGAGCTCGAAATCTGGAGCAGGCATCAGAAGCTTGAGAACTGTTCTTGCCAACGTAGCTCGATTTgtcaaaatataa